The proteins below come from a single Burkholderiales bacterium genomic window:
- a CDS encoding cytochrome c, whose translation MSTTTKELVFAFLVLALTAGHASGQGYRGPYGFGSTPTREELAAFYSIPANGTGLPPGKGNYVQGQEVYTGKCVACHGDKMQGVAGAGEALIGGRGTLTSGKPLKTVESYWPYATTVFDYVKRAMPFNSPGSLTDDEVYAVTAYILVEAKIINKDAIINAKTLPKVEMPNRDGFVPDPRPDVHD comes from the coding sequence ATGTCCACCACTACTAAAGAACTAGTTTTTGCTTTCCTTGTTCTTGCCTTGACTGCCGGGCACGCTTCAGGTCAGGGTTACCGGGGTCCCTATGGCTTCGGCTCAACGCCAACGCGCGAGGAGCTTGCCGCGTTTTATTCAATACCCGCGAATGGAACGGGATTGCCTCCAGGCAAAGGCAACTACGTCCAAGGTCAAGAAGTCTACACGGGCAAATGCGTAGCCTGCCACGGCGACAAAATGCAAGGTGTTGCGGGGGCCGGCGAGGCGCTAATTGGCGGACGGGGTACCCTCACCAGCGGGAAACCGTTGAAGACCGTTGAAAGTTATTGGCCCTATGCGACCACGGTGTTTGATTACGTGAAGCGAGCGATGCCTTTCAACAGCCCGGGTTCCCTCACCGACGACGAAGTATATGCGGTGACCGCCTACATTCTGGTAGAAGCCAAGATAATTAACAAAGACGCAATAATCAATGCAAAGACGTTACCCAAAGTGGAGATGCCTAACAGAGACGGTTTCGTACCGGATCCGCGGCCTGATGTCCATGATTAG
- the panB gene encoding 3-methyl-2-oxobutanoate hydroxymethyltransferase — translation MTEQAAVKRNKVTIPDLFEKKKRSEPIVQLAVYDYETAIIADRVGIDILCVSDTGGMVLFGHETTTSVSFEEVMYMAQAVKRGSQYGLRMVDMPYMSFHLSAQQAVENAAKYVSQGGAEVMKCEGNQHHAKCIEAIVKAGIPVQGHIGITPMRIPQLGGFVAQGKTADRAKELVDDAWAMVDAGCFSILTEVVTSEVSQYLAETLPVPVISLGSGNSSDGVHIIGSDLFHLYEKHVPRHSKIYCDLVPIIEKGLTDYRDEVRKRIYPGKEHTVYMKDNELKKFKDTIGWKK, via the coding sequence ATGACCGAACAAGCAGCCGTAAAACGTAACAAGGTAACCATCCCAGATTTGTTCGAGAAGAAGAAGCGTAGCGAACCGATAGTGCAGCTTGCCGTGTACGACTATGAGACCGCGATTATCGCGGACCGCGTCGGCATCGATATCTTGTGCGTGTCCGATACCGGCGGCATGGTATTGTTCGGGCACGAAACCACCACGTCGGTTTCGTTCGAGGAAGTCATGTACATGGCTCAGGCCGTCAAGCGCGGCTCGCAGTACGGCTTGCGCATGGTCGACATGCCTTACATGAGTTTTCATCTGTCCGCGCAGCAGGCCGTTGAAAACGCCGCCAAGTACGTCTCGCAAGGTGGTGCAGAAGTTATGAAGTGCGAAGGCAATCAGCACCATGCCAAGTGTATTGAGGCGATCGTCAAGGCCGGCATTCCGGTGCAGGGCCACATCGGCATCACCCCAATGCGTATTCCGCAGCTCGGTGGTTTTGTCGCCCAAGGCAAGACCGCGGACCGCGCCAAAGAGCTCGTCGACGACGCGTGGGCAATGGTTGATGCCGGTTGTTTCTCGATCCTGACCGAAGTCGTGACTTCGGAGGTTTCGCAATATCTTGCAGAAACACTGCCGGTGCCGGTAATAAGCCTAGGATCCGGCAATTCCTCCGATGGCGTGCACATCATCGGATCCGATTTGTTCCACCTGTACGAAAAACACGTGCCGCGCCATTCCAAGATTTACTGCGACTTGGTGCCGATCATTGAAAAAGGCCTGACCGACTATCGTGACGAGGTACGAAAGCGAATCTACCCGGGCAAGGAGCATACCGTGTACATGAAGGATAACGAGCTCAAGAAATTCAAGGACACGATCGGCTGGAAAAAATGA
- a CDS encoding sulfite exporter TauE/SafE family protein, with product MTSLLLAAVAIVVGFFIGAVGVGGVLLIPPLIWLGGLSIHEAAATALFSFVVTGMLGTWLFQKRGSINWGMTLPVCSGAVVFSYLGAMVNSMVEARPLALIIAVIIIFTGAYILRPSRRKDENLRDGRGAAQRTLLFGVGAVAGFGAGFSGAGGPLFSVPIMLLLGFVPLTTIGTSQVLQIIVSIFGTVGNLRYGSVDFMTAGWIILFELVGVVMGTRAAHAVSAGVLRRMAGGLCVALGLLMLIRSL from the coding sequence TTGACGAGCTTACTTCTCGCGGCGGTCGCGATCGTAGTGGGGTTTTTCATCGGTGCCGTCGGCGTGGGGGGCGTCCTGCTCATTCCACCGCTCATCTGGCTGGGCGGGCTCAGTATCCACGAGGCTGCAGCCACCGCACTGTTCTCGTTTGTCGTCACGGGGATGCTCGGCACCTGGCTGTTTCAGAAGCGCGGTTCCATTAACTGGGGAATGACCTTACCGGTATGCTCCGGCGCTGTCGTGTTTAGCTACCTCGGTGCGATGGTCAATTCGATGGTCGAGGCCCGTCCGCTTGCGCTAATCATCGCCGTCATCATCATTTTTACCGGTGCCTACATCCTGCGCCCGTCGCGGCGGAAAGACGAGAATCTCCGCGATGGCCGTGGTGCAGCACAGCGGACTTTGCTATTTGGCGTGGGCGCGGTTGCTGGTTTCGGCGCCGGTTTCTCCGGGGCTGGCGGACCGCTTTTCTCAGTCCCTATTATGCTGCTGCTCGGTTTTGTCCCACTGACCACCATCGGCACCAGCCAAGTCCTGCAGATCATCGTCAGCATCTTCGGCACCGTCGGGAACCTGCGGTACGGCTCGGTCGATTTCATGACCGCCGGGTGGATTATACTTTTCGAGCTCGTTGGCGTAGTGATGGGCACGCGTGCGGCGCACGCGGTCAGCGCCGGGGTACTGCGGCGCATGGCAGGTGGCCTGTGCGTTGCATTGGGACTGCTCATGCTGATCCGCTCGCTATAA
- a CDS encoding aminomethyltransferase family protein: protein MSLERYFSERGLKLLRFAPGATVPMRFADACAEHCATRSAAGLYDFSFMGLYEVVGPDARQYLERVQTRNLARLAQGKLQYTLLLREDGSTFNDATIWCHAPEHYWLFTGRRSDYAWLLQHRHDDAAQLKDRSGEYAVLAVQGPRSAEILQHELTVPLRELPYFSFMREDVAGVPAWVGRLGYSGELGYEIIVPAEAGVPVWQKLLTTGTGAALCECGFEAANSLRVESGYILFSAELTVAPDPFELGLSRLVNGGNFIGAAALRRRRRLAPQRRLGGIIPLDGLRGGRVGLPSAQVTSEAYAPTLARTLALGVIEVDGAAPGSLIRLTDGRLAHSARLPFYDPGRVLPRQPPAV, encoded by the coding sequence ATGTCGCTTGAACGCTACTTTTCCGAGCGAGGCCTGAAGCTGCTGCGGTTCGCCCCGGGCGCCACAGTGCCGATGCGCTTCGCCGACGCGTGCGCAGAGCATTGCGCCACTCGTTCGGCGGCAGGCCTGTACGATTTTTCCTTCATGGGGTTGTACGAGGTTGTCGGCCCGGACGCGCGGCAATACCTCGAGCGCGTGCAAACGCGCAACTTAGCACGGCTCGCGCAAGGCAAGCTGCAATATACGCTTTTGCTGCGCGAGGACGGCAGCACATTTAACGACGCCACCATCTGGTGTCACGCGCCGGAGCACTACTGGCTGTTCACCGGCCGGCGCAGCGATTACGCCTGGCTTCTGCAGCACCGACACGATGACGCGGCGCAACTTAAGGACCGCTCGGGCGAATACGCGGTGCTAGCTGTGCAGGGACCGCGCAGTGCGGAAATTCTTCAACACGAACTGACTGTACCGTTGCGCGAGCTGCCTTATTTCTCCTTCATGCGGGAGGATGTTGCCGGAGTTCCCGCTTGGGTTGGGCGCCTGGGCTACAGCGGCGAGTTGGGATATGAAATTATCGTGCCGGCGGAGGCCGGCGTCCCCGTCTGGCAGAAGCTGCTAACGACGGGCACCGGAGCAGCGCTGTGCGAGTGCGGTTTCGAGGCGGCCAACAGCCTGCGCGTCGAATCCGGCTATATTTTGTTTAGCGCTGAGCTTACTGTCGCGCCTGACCCTTTCGAGCTCGGACTTTCCCGGTTGGTGAATGGGGGTAATTTTATCGGCGCTGCGGCGCTGCGGCGCAGGCGCCGCCTGGCGCCGCAACGCCGACTTGGGGGCATAATCCCATTGGACGGCTTGCGCGGCGGACGAGTCGGGCTTCCTTCGGCGCAAGTCACAAGCGAAGCCTACGCGCCGACGCTCGCACGCACGCTTGCCTTGGGTGTTATTGAAGTTGACGGCGCAGCACCGGGCAGCCTGATCCGATTGACGGACGGGCGGCTTGCACATAGCGCCCGGCTGCCGTTCTACGATCCCGGGCGGGTACTGCCGCGGCAGCCGCCTGCGGTCTGA
- a CDS encoding MFS transporter — MTSSRTLVTVVVCGALILAISLGIRQSFGLFLQPMSADMGWGRSTFAFAIALQNLIWGVGQPGFGAVADKFGAGRVVLISGLLYVAGLALMALSTSGLSLDVSAGLLIGLGLSGTGFGVILGVVGKMAPPEKRSVAIGIVSAGGSFGQFAMIPYGQLLISSFGWQTGLLLLVLTALIVVPLSAAMVGSKKKSARGSEQSLAQAIREAGGHRGFLYLNAGFFVCGFQTAFIMVHLPSYLLDVGMTPKTGVIALALIGLFNIIGSFSAGYLGGRFSKKYLLCAIYAVRALCIGIFILLPVTTVSVAVFAMTIGLTWLGTVPLTNGLVAQIFGVRYLSTLFSIVFLSHQLGSFLGVWLGGYIFDASGSYRIIWFLTIGLSVLAALLNMPIDDRSLQRVAA, encoded by the coding sequence ATGACAAGCTCACGCACTTTGGTCACCGTTGTAGTTTGCGGGGCATTGATCCTAGCGATCTCGCTGGGAATTCGCCAGAGCTTCGGATTATTTCTGCAGCCGATGAGCGCTGATATGGGATGGGGACGTTCCACGTTTGCGTTCGCGATTGCATTGCAAAATCTTATTTGGGGCGTGGGTCAGCCGGGATTTGGCGCAGTCGCCGATAAGTTCGGCGCGGGGCGTGTGGTTTTAATTTCGGGCCTGCTTTATGTTGCGGGTCTCGCGCTGATGGCATTGTCGACTTCAGGCCTCTCGCTTGACGTTTCTGCGGGCCTGCTGATCGGACTCGGTCTTTCTGGAACCGGGTTTGGAGTGATATTGGGCGTAGTCGGCAAAATGGCGCCACCGGAAAAACGAAGTGTGGCAATTGGTATCGTTTCAGCCGGAGGATCGTTCGGGCAGTTCGCCATGATCCCGTATGGCCAGCTACTAATCAGTTCCTTTGGCTGGCAGACCGGGTTACTGCTACTGGTTCTTACCGCGTTAATCGTGGTGCCGCTTTCTGCCGCTATGGTCGGCTCGAAAAAGAAAAGCGCGCGCGGATCCGAGCAGTCCCTTGCACAGGCGATACGCGAGGCCGGGGGCCACCGCGGTTTCCTCTATCTCAATGCTGGATTTTTCGTTTGTGGATTTCAAACTGCGTTCATTATGGTGCATTTACCCTCTTACCTGCTTGATGTCGGCATGACGCCGAAGACCGGTGTGATCGCTTTGGCGTTGATCGGGTTGTTTAATATCATTGGTTCTTTTTCGGCGGGTTATTTGGGTGGACGGTTTTCAAAAAAGTACCTGCTCTGCGCCATTTATGCGGTGCGCGCGCTGTGCATCGGAATATTTATTTTGTTGCCGGTTACCACGGTGTCGGTAGCTGTTTTTGCAATGACCATTGGCTTGACCTGGCTTGGAACCGTGCCCCTCACCAACGGGCTGGTCGCCCAGATTTTTGGCGTGAGATATCTTTCCACCTTGTTCAGCATCGTATTCCTGAGTCACCAATTGGGTAGCTTCCTTGGTGTGTGGCTTGGGGGCTATATTTTTGATGCTTCAGGCTCATACCGGATTATCTGGTTTCTTACCATTGGCTTGAGCGTGCTGGCCGCATTGCTCAACATGCCGATAGACGACCGCAGCCTGCAGCGGGTTGCGGCGTGA